A region from the Pithys albifrons albifrons isolate INPA30051 chromosome Z, PitAlb_v1, whole genome shotgun sequence genome encodes:
- the PSTPIP2 gene encoding proline-serine-threonine phosphatase-interacting protein 2 has product MREARFRDHFWSTDLTSTVGYDSIIQHLNDGRKNCKEFEDFLKERAIIEEKYGKELINLSKKKPCGQTELNTLKRSLDVFKQQIDNVGQGHIQLAQTLREEAKKMEDFREKQKLHRKKIELIMEAIHKNRNVQYKKTMEAKRLYEQRCRDKDEAEQAVHRSANLVTQKQQEKLFLKLAQTKSALEDSDRSYQQSVSTLEKVREEWQKEHIKACEFFETQECDRINYFRNALWLHVNQLSLGCVQNDEKYEEIRKSLEMCSIEKDVDFFVNLRKTGSLAPAPIVYENYYNTQRNVTPAPARSPVPVPISRRGPLPTPTSAPGEPDYATVDGYSLVHF; this is encoded by the exons AGCACGGATTTGACAAGCACCGTTGGCTATGACAGCATCATTCAACACCTGAATGATGGCAGGAAGAACTGCAAAGAGTTTGAAGACTTCCTGAAGGAAAG GGCAattatagaagaaaaatatgggAAAGAGCTCATTAACTTGTCGAAGAAGAAGCCTTGTGGGCAGACAGAGCTGAA CACGCTGAAGAGATCTCTGGATGTTTTCAAGCAAC agaTAGACAATGTGGGACAAGGTCACATCCAACTGGCACAAACCCTTCGGGAGGAAGCAAAGAAGATGGAGGACttcagggaaaagcaaaaactgCATCGGAAAAAG ATAGAGCTGATAATGGAGGCCATTCACAAAAACAGGAATGTGCAGTACAAGAAGACCATGGAG GCCAAGCGCCTGTACGAGCAGCGGTGCCGGGATAAGGATGAGGCGGAGCAGGCTGTGCACCGCAGCGCAAACTTGGtgacacagaagcagcaggagaag CTATTCCTGAAGCTGGCTCAGACGAAATCAGCTCTGGAGGACTCTG ACAGGAGTTACCAGCAGAGTGTGTCTACGCTGGAGAAGGTCCGGGAAGAGTGGCAGAAGGAGCATATCAAAGCTTGTGAG TTCTTTGAGACTCAAGAGTGTGATCGGATCAACTATTTCCGTAATGCCCTCTGGCTCCATGTCAACCagctctccctgggctgcgTCCAAAATGATGAG AAATATGAGGAAATCCGCAAGAGTTTAGAAATGTGCAGCATTGAGAAggatgtggatttttttgtaaatttgcGCAAAACTGGAAGTTTGGCTCCAG CTCCTATTGTTTATGAAAACTACtacaacacacagagaaatgtgaCTCCTGCTCCTGCAAGAAGTCCAGTTCCTGTACCTATATCAAG GAGGGGACCCCTGCCTACCCCGACCAGCGCACCAG GGGAGCCTGATTATGCCACAGTCGATGGCTACAGCTTGGTACATTTCTAG